A region from the Arcanobacterium buesumense genome encodes:
- the gltS gene encoding sodium/glutamate symporter yields MTIEFSMVQTIGFAVLLLFFGRFLRRRVSLFERFAIPSPVIGGFLFAIVNLIFHLTQSVNFQFDTTLQSFFMILFFTSIGFGASPMILRQAGPKVALFLLVTIGLVIAQNLVVVGLAPFLDLPAPLALMVGSTSMTGGHGTSAGIAPLIQEAGFQGAESIAYTAATFGLVAGSLLGGPVALRLIRRHDLVNVHDNATFDDSFLHEKVHPLNAERVLTGFMALLVAMFIGSYVTDGLNMLVSGWTSMAQFPAYLGPMICGILARWYSDFRFARAGGEDNGVQELVPHQEIDMLGTVTLSVFLAMALMSVRLWELGSLAFALVVLLAAQVILTVLYTRFITFKAMGSTYDAAVLVAGNIGFAMGATPNGMANMESVTAKFGPSPTAFFVLPVVGGMFIDFFNIMAIIGFLAIF; encoded by the coding sequence ATGACGATTGAGTTTTCGATGGTTCAAACGATCGGATTCGCCGTGCTACTACTGTTTTTTGGCAGGTTTCTTCGACGGCGAGTATCCCTATTCGAACGTTTCGCCATTCCTTCACCAGTGATTGGCGGATTCCTCTTCGCTATCGTTAATCTCATTTTCCACCTCACTCAAAGCGTAAACTTCCAGTTCGATACCACGCTTCAAAGCTTTTTCATGATCTTGTTCTTCACCTCGATCGGTTTCGGTGCAAGCCCAATGATTTTACGGCAGGCTGGTCCAAAAGTTGCGCTATTTTTACTCGTAACGATTGGCTTAGTCATCGCCCAAAATCTGGTTGTTGTTGGCTTAGCACCCTTCCTTGACCTCCCGGCACCTTTAGCATTAATGGTCGGTTCGACGTCGATGACAGGTGGACACGGTACTTCTGCTGGTATTGCTCCTCTTATTCAAGAAGCTGGATTCCAAGGTGCGGAATCTATTGCTTATACTGCTGCAACATTCGGTTTAGTAGCCGGTTCTTTACTTGGTGGGCCAGTAGCGTTACGACTTATTCGCCGTCATGATCTAGTCAATGTGCACGACAATGCGACATTTGATGATTCATTCCTCCACGAAAAGGTTCATCCGTTAAATGCCGAACGAGTATTAACTGGTTTTATGGCGTTACTCGTTGCCATGTTTATCGGTAGCTATGTTACTGACGGATTAAATATGTTAGTCAGCGGATGGACCTCGATGGCACAATTCCCTGCCTATTTAGGTCCGATGATCTGTGGTATCTTGGCGCGCTGGTATTCCGATTTTCGTTTCGCGCGGGCCGGTGGAGAAGATAACGGTGTTCAAGAGCTTGTTCCACATCAAGAAATCGACATGTTAGGAACTGTCACCTTAAGTGTTTTCTTAGCGATGGCTCTCATGTCAGTACGATTATGGGAGCTAGGCTCCTTAGCATTTGCCTTGGTGGTACTGTTGGCTGCTCAGGTTATTTTGACAGTACTTTACACACGCTTTATTACCTTCAAAGCAATGGGATCCACATACGACGCTGCCGTGCTCGTAGCAGGAAATATTGGTTTCGCAATGGGAGCAACTCCGAACGGTATGGCTAATATGGAATCTGTGACAGCCAAGTTTGGCCCATCCCCAACAGCCTTCTTCGTCCTGCCAGTAGTTGGTGGAATGTTTATTGACTTCTTCAACATTATGGCAATTATCGGCTTTTTAGCGATTTTCTAG
- a CDS encoding L-lactate permease has translation MAIQTATFVPSTESIAGSTVLSALVGILPLVAFFIMLGVFKMKTHWCALGSLIIALVIAVLGFHMPTAMAANSALFGIAFGIMPILYIVIAAVWLYNLTVDSGRDEDVRAVFAAVGKGDIRIQALLLGFSFCGLLEGLAGFGAPVAIVAAMLVSLRINPIKAALVTMVGNAINVGFGAMAIPITTAGKIGGVSGGAVANTASSMTPWIIIMIPFLLLLILDGARGVRQLWHLALLQGVVTACGHFVAAHFVSYELTAVFASLLGFAVIAGALVVLNPTTPEEWRSEASEEGIPSAGRITLALMPYWLVVVIFSVAKLWTFGVNIPQALASTTIPVKWPGLYGSLLNSAGEPSSGAILSIQTLASPGTMIVMTALIVSVVYGICSSSRFTFSFGRGIAVLANTIHSLRWSLLTIALVMALAYVMNFSGQTAAIGAALAATGSAFAFLSPILGWIGTAVTGSATSANALFASLQSTAATGANLDPHILLSANSIGGGLGKIVSPQNLAIAATAINKPGSEAEILRKAAPFSIGLLLVLCLLTFLATQGIVPIVQ, from the coding sequence ATGGCGATACAGACGGCCACTTTTGTCCCGTCCACAGAGTCCATAGCTGGCTCAACTGTTCTATCTGCACTAGTAGGAATTTTGCCCCTCGTGGCATTCTTCATCATGCTTGGCGTATTTAAGATGAAGACGCACTGGTGTGCTCTCGGCTCGTTAATCATTGCACTCGTTATTGCTGTGCTTGGTTTCCACATGCCGACCGCAATGGCTGCCAATTCTGCTCTTTTCGGTATCGCTTTTGGCATCATGCCAATCCTTTATATCGTTATTGCTGCAGTATGGCTCTATAACCTCACCGTTGATTCGGGTCGTGATGAAGATGTCCGAGCTGTCTTCGCAGCAGTTGGAAAAGGCGACATTCGCATCCAAGCCCTCCTATTAGGTTTCTCTTTTTGTGGTCTTCTCGAAGGGCTTGCTGGGTTTGGTGCGCCCGTTGCTATTGTGGCAGCAATGCTCGTTTCGTTGCGAATCAACCCAATTAAAGCCGCCTTAGTCACTATGGTCGGCAACGCAATTAACGTAGGCTTCGGCGCTATGGCTATCCCGATTACCACCGCCGGTAAAATCGGTGGCGTATCTGGAGGTGCCGTAGCAAACACGGCGTCGTCAATGACCCCATGGATCATTATCATGATCCCATTCTTACTACTACTGATTCTTGACGGTGCTCGCGGCGTTCGTCAGCTTTGGCATCTCGCTTTGCTACAAGGTGTAGTTACCGCCTGCGGTCATTTTGTGGCAGCCCATTTCGTTTCCTACGAATTAACAGCGGTGTTCGCTTCTTTGCTCGGTTTCGCGGTTATTGCTGGCGCGCTTGTTGTTTTGAATCCAACAACCCCAGAAGAGTGGCGTTCTGAAGCCTCTGAAGAAGGTATCCCAAGCGCTGGCCGGATCACACTGGCCCTCATGCCATACTGGCTCGTCGTCGTCATCTTCTCCGTAGCAAAGCTCTGGACTTTCGGCGTCAACATTCCACAAGCCCTAGCCAGTACAACAATTCCAGTGAAGTGGCCAGGGCTCTACGGATCTTTATTGAACTCAGCGGGTGAACCGTCGTCGGGCGCAATCCTCAGTATCCAAACGCTTGCCAGCCCCGGAACCATGATCGTCATGACTGCGCTCATCGTTTCGGTAGTCTACGGAATCTGCTCTTCTAGCCGATTCACATTCAGCTTCGGACGTGGCATTGCTGTTCTCGCCAATACCATTCATTCCTTGCGCTGGTCACTATTGACTATCGCATTGGTCATGGCCCTAGCGTATGTTATGAACTTCTCCGGCCAAACAGCTGCAATTGGTGCCGCCTTGGCAGCAACTGGCTCGGCTTTCGCTTTCCTTTCCCCAATTCTTGGCTGGATCGGAACTGCGGTAACCGGCTCGGCAACATCGGCAAACGCCCTCTTTGCGTCACTGCAGTCTACGGCAGCAACTGGCGCTAACCTTGATCCTCATATTCTTTTATCCGCCAATAGTATTGGTGGTGGCCTAGGTAAGATCGTTTCTCCGCAAAACCTTGCTATTGCTGCGACTGCAATCAATAAGCCGGGATCGGAAGCCGAAATTTTACGCAAGGCAGCCCCGTTCTCTATTGGCCTCCTGTTGGTCTTGTGCTTGCTCACGTTCCTTGCAACTCAAGGTATCGTGCCGATTGTACAGTGA
- a CDS encoding LutB/LldF family L-lactate oxidation iron-sulfur protein: MATFLGLPKIFSKEAEQWVQGDPLPDHTLEWGSSFPKGAAVTLRDNQLRKNLRHATTVIRNKRAQRVAEMPDWQALRDSASAIKHKTMSNLPELLVQLEENVTKRGGIVHWARDKKEANEIILGILREKNATEVVKVKSMATQEINLNEELEKEGIIAHETDLAEMIVQLGKDMPSHIVVPAIHRNRAEIREIFNREMTDLDEPIDTTEPRVLAMAARAHLRELFLKTKVAISGSNMMIAETGTLSVYESEGNGRMCLTLPETLISLVGIEKLVPTFKDAEVFSQLLPRSATGERMNPYTSMWTGVTPGDGPQEFHLVLLDNGRTKVLADEVGRQALHCIRCAACMNACPVYEHVGGHAYNSVYPGPIGAILTPQLLGAMDHDDPASSLPYASSLCGACYEVCPVKINIPEVLVDLRHRITEANRGGIPDVWDISMKASSKIMGNAKAWTAATKGVKAGRVIAGKDRKIHNVPIPLANRWTMVRDVPAPPARTFREWLKEEEKNAKENEK, encoded by the coding sequence ATGGCTACGTTTTTAGGTTTACCTAAGATTTTTTCGAAAGAGGCTGAGCAGTGGGTTCAAGGCGATCCGCTTCCGGACCACACTCTAGAATGGGGATCATCGTTCCCTAAGGGTGCTGCAGTAACGCTGCGTGATAATCAGCTGCGCAAGAATCTGCGTCACGCAACAACTGTTATTCGTAACAAGCGTGCACAGCGTGTTGCGGAAATGCCAGATTGGCAAGCGTTGCGGGATTCGGCTTCGGCTATCAAACACAAGACGATGAGTAATCTTCCAGAACTCCTTGTCCAACTTGAAGAAAACGTTACAAAGCGTGGCGGTATTGTTCACTGGGCTCGAGATAAGAAGGAAGCCAACGAAATTATTCTCGGCATTTTACGGGAAAAGAACGCTACTGAAGTTGTCAAAGTTAAGTCGATGGCAACTCAGGAAATTAACCTGAACGAAGAGTTGGAAAAAGAAGGCATTATTGCCCACGAAACCGACTTGGCGGAAATGATCGTTCAGCTAGGTAAAGACATGCCATCGCATATTGTGGTACCAGCTATTCACCGTAACCGTGCGGAAATTCGAGAAATTTTCAACCGGGAAATGACTGATCTTGACGAGCCAATTGATACTACAGAACCGCGAGTATTGGCAATGGCTGCCCGTGCTCATTTGCGGGAATTGTTCTTAAAGACGAAGGTTGCTATTTCCGGATCAAATATGATGATCGCGGAAACTGGTACGCTTTCCGTTTACGAATCGGAAGGCAACGGCCGGATGTGTCTGACCTTGCCAGAAACTTTGATTTCGTTGGTAGGTATCGAAAAGCTTGTGCCTACCTTTAAGGACGCTGAAGTCTTCTCCCAGCTACTTCCACGTTCGGCAACCGGTGAGCGGATGAATCCGTATACCTCGATGTGGACAGGTGTTACTCCTGGTGATGGACCACAAGAGTTCCATTTGGTTCTCCTTGATAATGGCCGTACTAAGGTGTTGGCTGATGAAGTTGGCCGCCAGGCATTGCACTGCATCCGTTGTGCAGCATGTATGAATGCTTGCCCAGTTTACGAACATGTTGGTGGACACGCATATAACTCCGTTTATCCTGGACCAATCGGAGCTATTTTGACACCGCAGCTGTTAGGGGCAATGGATCATGATGATCCGGCGTCATCGTTGCCATATGCGTCGTCATTGTGCGGTGCCTGCTACGAAGTTTGCCCAGTCAAGATTAATATTCCAGAAGTTCTCGTTGATCTTCGTCATCGTATTACTGAGGCTAACCGTGGCGGAATTCCTGACGTATGGGATATTTCCATGAAGGCTAGCTCGAAGATTATGGGCAATGCGAAGGCTTGGACTGCTGCAACGAAGGGTGTTAAGGCTGGCCGTGTGATTGCCGGTAAGGATCGTAAGATTCATAATGTTCCTATCCCATTAGCAAACCGGTGGACCATGGTACGTGACGTTCCGGCTCCACCAGCGCGGACGTTCCGGGAATGGCTCAAGGAAGAAGAAAAGAACGCAAAGGAGAATGAGAAGTGA
- a CDS encoding GNAT family N-acetyltransferase — protein MSDVSFQTLTSIPSPQLRADMLEMWQRNTELGAAIGARPGDPRSRYEELLAGHEREMAEGRGWLYVMYEAGTEQLLGFAWWILGIPEGNPAHIATIKRLQVSPDFHGRGLGRLLMDHLHSDEVLNGLGEGVDFLHLQFRAGLGLGHLYARYGYEMNVRWDMIRRNDDGSYDGWLEMVRRRDGKPMPEPRW, from the coding sequence ATGTCTGATGTGTCTTTTCAAACTCTTACGTCAATACCATCACCGCAGTTGCGTGCCGATATGCTTGAGATGTGGCAGCGCAATACTGAGCTGGGTGCGGCGATCGGCGCACGCCCGGGCGATCCACGTAGTAGATATGAGGAGCTTCTTGCTGGGCATGAGCGAGAGATGGCCGAAGGTCGTGGTTGGCTTTATGTGATGTATGAGGCGGGCACGGAGCAACTTCTTGGTTTTGCGTGGTGGATTCTTGGTATTCCGGAAGGAAATCCGGCGCATATTGCGACGATTAAGCGACTACAGGTTAGCCCAGATTTTCATGGGCGCGGTTTGGGGCGCTTGCTGATGGACCATTTACATTCTGACGAGGTGTTGAATGGTTTAGGCGAAGGTGTTGATTTTTTGCATTTACAGTTCCGCGCTGGCCTAGGCTTGGGGCATTTATATGCTCGTTATGGGTATGAGATGAATGTTCGGTGGGATATGATTCGACGCAACGACGACGGATCCTACGATGGTTGGCTGGAAATGGTTCGACGCCGTGATGGCAAGCCGATGCCAGAGCCGCGTTGGTGA
- a CDS encoding (Fe-S)-binding protein — MKVALFATCIADAMFPQAPQATMHLLKRLGIDVDFPERQACCGQMHINTGYYPEAMPLIKNHVETFEPVLDGEWDAIVVPSGSCTGSIREQQQMVADKLGDHSLGVKAAAIAAKTYELSEFLIDVLGTDDVGAYFAHRVTYHPTCHSLRVAKVGDKPLQLLRKVGGIDLVDLPSAESCCGFGGTFSLKNHETSASMLTDKMNNILATKADVLVAGDYSCLMNIGGGLSRNRAGVRAMHLAEVLAGTQDEPWVAPESTTKAGV, encoded by the coding sequence ATGAAAGTAGCACTATTTGCAACCTGTATTGCGGATGCCATGTTCCCACAGGCACCGCAGGCAACTATGCATCTACTCAAGCGCCTTGGAATCGACGTGGACTTCCCCGAACGTCAAGCTTGCTGTGGTCAGATGCATATCAACACCGGTTATTACCCAGAAGCAATGCCCTTGATTAAGAATCATGTGGAAACTTTTGAACCAGTTCTTGATGGTGAATGGGACGCCATTGTGGTGCCTTCCGGTTCTTGTACTGGGTCAATTCGTGAACAGCAGCAGATGGTTGCCGATAAACTAGGTGATCACTCACTGGGTGTTAAAGCAGCAGCGATTGCCGCAAAGACGTATGAACTTTCAGAGTTCTTAATTGACGTCTTAGGAACTGACGACGTCGGTGCATACTTTGCACACCGCGTCACCTATCATCCAACCTGCCATTCACTACGCGTTGCAAAAGTTGGCGATAAGCCACTCCAGTTGCTACGTAAAGTGGGCGGTATTGATTTAGTTGATCTACCAAGTGCTGAATCATGCTGTGGATTCGGTGGAACCTTCTCACTGAAGAATCATGAAACATCGGCGTCGATGTTAACTGACAAGATGAACAATATTCTCGCCACCAAGGCTGATGTTCTGGTTGCTGGAGATTACTCCTGCTTGATGAATATCGGTGGTGGCCTGTCTCGTAACCGTGCAGGCGTACGGGCAATGCACCTCGCTGAAGTCCTTGCCGGTACCCAAGACGAGCCATGGGTGGCTCCTGAATCAACCACGAAAGCTGGTGTGTAA
- a CDS encoding CAMP factor family pore-forming toxin (The term CAMP (Christie, Atkins, Munch-Petersen) factor is used for toxins encoded in group A and B Streptococcus, but expressed well enough to give a positive CAMP test only in GBS. Related toxins are found in Propionibacterium acnes and other bacterial species.), with translation MLKPIISVALSASLILPMAGTTAYATTPVTNAHIAMAATDDSSVQNVREEAKEKAAEVAETMTTINEAVSEVRPEVAWSKEFKQLFATLAELKSELIALSTGNIAAFDTETILTRAELATNIGVTIDTAVNKLNNKVQAAHAELGFAITRAVLRLTNITATDAQLKDSIADLETVLNRVSQYPDVLPTDIATVYVKSDLTKKIWDTRWNRDKNILGKKSFATYHALNKKITAAVGVEFNARATVQQVRDAIESLDVAYATALDGE, from the coding sequence ATGCTCAAGCCCATCATCTCAGTAGCACTATCGGCCTCATTGATCCTTCCAATGGCAGGTACCACGGCATACGCTACCACTCCAGTAACCAATGCTCATATCGCAATGGCAGCAACCGATGATTCCTCCGTACAAAATGTCCGTGAGGAAGCTAAGGAAAAGGCTGCCGAAGTTGCGGAAACGATGACTACCATCAACGAAGCAGTCAGCGAGGTGCGCCCTGAAGTCGCTTGGAGTAAAGAATTCAAGCAACTCTTTGCTACCTTGGCAGAACTCAAGAGTGAATTGATTGCCCTCTCAACCGGAAACATTGCAGCTTTCGATACTGAAACCATCCTCACCCGCGCCGAACTCGCCACGAATATCGGCGTCACTATTGATACGGCTGTCAACAAGCTCAACAATAAGGTTCAAGCTGCCCACGCAGAACTCGGTTTCGCTATTACTCGTGCAGTTCTCCGGCTAACCAACATCACGGCAACTGACGCACAGCTCAAGGATTCGATTGCAGATCTCGAGACTGTCCTCAACCGTGTTTCACAGTACCCAGACGTTTTACCAACCGATATCGCAACCGTCTACGTCAAGTCTGATCTCACCAAGAAGATCTGGGATACTCGCTGGAACCGTGACAAGAACATTCTTGGCAAGAAGTCGTTCGCAACCTACCACGCACTCAATAAGAAGATCACCGCCGCCGTCGGCGTTGAATTCAATGCCCGTGCAACCGTTCAGCAAGTACGCGACGCAATCGAATCACTCGATGTTGCTTACGCTACCGCACTTGATGGCGAGTGA
- a CDS encoding YhgE/Pip domain-containing protein produces the protein MLTRLKGPRLGTAIVILAVALIPLLYAGLLTMTYQNPTNRLADMKAAIVNEDQPYTGTLVTGKTETFSLGSELTDALVNPESGEDVGFTWKEMDEKDAKVQLNDERIRAILYIPHDFSKNVAKIGTDIGSSATQELRLVTDDGVNYLSGTMAKTVSEAMTNRINERGSTRITEKLLISIEKVREGLVDASNGSSTLAEGTTALTDGVAQFTDGINKLANGTGELTTGTERLVVGMNDLLNGTVRLDNGLTELNSGATRATDGSQKLSLGLSQLDTGLSQAATGSTTVHNGANELAAGMSVLATNADKLGTGVHQLSQGANQLLPAINSYTTGVDQAYAGSTQLQQAAGALPSALSKLQAGLGNPGDFNPQNPQSATTSLTAGAEALHAGLGQLHDGLTQANGQQPSVQQGASKLADASQFLATSLDSVDVSNVPQLAAGAKKLDTSLSQYTGGVDQLAATCLPKNSPLCQGLAQLSASSKQLREGSNMLAEGTETVANKVETIAQFKGAMHAVADGAQNLKNGVDQVAAGSEQLNQASGLLTANLTKASTGVNELATKVGTSSSTQDGTLMGAINDLHSGLGQISGQNSTNSAQLRAGAASLGNGIGELNGKVPELTGGITQLDAGAQQLADGTSTLNSGLSQLSSGATTAVSSSQELAQGIGVLKDGLGTAANGSSQLLSGLQTANNGVATLNTGAHQLNDGTRTANQKVGELSQGATKLDQGAHELRDGLQEGADKIPYLNNVEQKNVSATAGQVAKVTPMREHAVANNGAGFTPMFMSLALWIGTIALFLVLPALDHDERARGRWVQAVTKPAVTATILAIIQAIIMMVVVNAMGELQAANIVGLCALAVLTSICFMAINQACVAAFAFRGRFLSIVLLSLQITSMGATFPIETAPRFFQWIHNFLPMSDTQLAFRSLIAGGGVDGIIGKTVAVLIMWTVISIAISFFASKVRIAKNSPVVLDEALAPTAG, from the coding sequence ATGCTGACACGTCTCAAAGGACCACGGTTAGGAACCGCCATCGTTATTTTGGCAGTTGCGTTAATCCCGTTGCTTTATGCGGGGTTACTGACAATGACTTATCAAAACCCAACGAACCGGCTAGCAGATATGAAAGCTGCTATCGTCAACGAAGATCAGCCTTACACCGGCACTCTCGTGACTGGGAAAACGGAAACATTTTCGTTAGGTTCCGAATTAACTGATGCTCTTGTAAACCCCGAAAGTGGGGAAGACGTCGGCTTTACCTGGAAAGAAATGGACGAAAAAGACGCCAAAGTTCAACTTAACGACGAACGTATCCGCGCAATTCTCTATATTCCACACGATTTTTCCAAGAATGTCGCAAAAATCGGCACTGATATCGGATCATCAGCAACCCAAGAATTACGGTTAGTTACCGACGACGGCGTGAACTACCTATCGGGAACTATGGCGAAAACCGTCTCAGAAGCAATGACGAACCGTATCAACGAACGTGGCTCTACGCGCATCACCGAAAAACTCCTTATCTCCATTGAAAAAGTACGAGAAGGTCTTGTTGACGCATCCAACGGATCATCCACACTCGCCGAAGGAACAACCGCACTTACTGATGGCGTAGCGCAGTTTACTGACGGAATCAATAAATTAGCTAATGGAACTGGAGAATTAACAACCGGAACAGAGCGCCTCGTCGTCGGAATGAATGATCTTCTCAACGGAACTGTACGCCTCGATAACGGATTAACCGAGCTCAATTCGGGTGCTACCCGGGCAACAGACGGATCCCAAAAACTATCCCTAGGTTTGTCCCAACTCGATACCGGATTAAGCCAAGCTGCTACCGGTTCAACTACTGTCCACAACGGAGCTAACGAACTAGCAGCCGGCATGAGTGTCCTGGCCACCAATGCTGATAAACTCGGAACTGGAGTTCATCAACTATCTCAAGGCGCTAACCAACTTCTCCCAGCAATCAACTCCTACACGACTGGTGTTGACCAAGCATACGCCGGAAGCACACAACTACAGCAAGCCGCCGGTGCGCTACCATCAGCACTGAGTAAGCTACAGGCAGGATTAGGAAATCCAGGAGACTTCAATCCACAAAATCCACAATCTGCCACCACATCACTAACAGCAGGAGCAGAAGCACTCCACGCCGGATTAGGGCAATTACATGACGGATTAACCCAAGCTAATGGACAACAACCATCTGTGCAACAAGGTGCAAGCAAACTTGCCGATGCTAGCCAATTCTTGGCAACCTCCCTCGACTCAGTTGATGTTAGTAATGTGCCACAACTCGCTGCTGGTGCGAAGAAACTAGATACCTCACTTAGCCAATACACCGGAGGCGTAGATCAGCTTGCCGCTACATGTTTACCTAAGAATTCCCCACTCTGTCAAGGATTAGCGCAACTTTCTGCATCCTCAAAGCAGCTGCGCGAAGGAAGTAACATGCTTGCAGAGGGCACCGAAACCGTTGCAAATAAAGTTGAGACAATCGCACAATTCAAAGGTGCTATGCACGCTGTTGCTGACGGTGCACAGAACCTGAAAAACGGCGTCGATCAAGTAGCTGCAGGCAGTGAACAGCTCAATCAGGCAAGCGGTCTCTTGACGGCGAACCTCACCAAAGCCAGTACCGGAGTTAATGAATTAGCAACTAAGGTAGGTACATCGTCGTCAACACAGGACGGAACCTTAATGGGGGCAATTAATGATCTTCACAGTGGACTGGGGCAAATTAGTGGTCAGAATTCCACTAACTCAGCTCAACTGCGTGCCGGAGCAGCCAGCCTAGGTAATGGCATCGGAGAACTGAACGGTAAAGTTCCAGAACTCACCGGCGGTATCACTCAGCTTGACGCCGGCGCACAACAACTCGCTGACGGCACCAGCACGCTAAACTCGGGACTTAGCCAATTATCTTCCGGGGCTACTACAGCAGTCAGTTCGTCACAAGAACTAGCCCAAGGAATCGGAGTGCTGAAGGACGGTCTAGGTACAGCAGCGAACGGATCAAGCCAGCTACTTTCTGGCCTACAAACAGCTAACAACGGTGTAGCAACACTCAACACCGGAGCACACCAGCTCAATGACGGCACCCGCACAGCAAACCAAAAAGTTGGTGAACTAAGCCAAGGCGCAACGAAACTTGACCAGGGTGCTCACGAATTACGTGATGGTTTACAAGAAGGTGCTGACAAGATCCCATACCTGAACAATGTTGAACAAAAGAATGTTTCAGCAACCGCTGGGCAGGTAGCTAAAGTAACTCCAATGCGTGAACACGCGGTGGCAAATAATGGTGCCGGTTTCACCCCAATGTTCATGTCACTTGCTTTATGGATCGGCACTATTGCCTTGTTCTTAGTGCTCCCAGCTCTTGACCATGACGAACGCGCTCGGGGCCGGTGGGTACAAGCGGTGACGAAACCAGCCGTAACAGCTACTATTCTGGCTATTATTCAGGCAATCATTATGATGGTAGTTGTTAATGCCATGGGTGAGTTACAGGCAGCGAATATCGTTGGTTTGTGTGCGCTCGCGGTACTGACAAGTATTTGTTTCATGGCGATTAACCAAGCTTGTGTGGCAGCCTTTGCCTTCCGTGGCCGGTTCTTGTCAATCGTGTTGTTGAGTTTGCAGATTACATCTATGGGAGCAACATTCCCGATTGAAACGGCACCGAGGTTCTTCCAGTGGATTCACAACTTCTTACCAATGAGCGATACGCAGTTAGCGTTCCGATCTCTCATTGCTGGTGGCGGTGTTGATGGAATTATTGGCAAGACGGTGGCTGTTTTGATTATGTGGACGGTTATCTCGATAGCTATCAGTTTCTTTGCATCGAAGGTACGTATTGCAAAGAACAGTCCAGTTGTTCTTGATGAAGCATTAGCTCCAACAGCCGGGTGA
- a CDS encoding TetR/AcrR family transcriptional regulator, with protein MAIPARSIRRETIEKLAAMPLSARRQRTRAKLLQAGSLLFVKKGILGTSVGDICEEAGFSRGAFYSNFTDMEHFIQALADDQWGRILTTTIDAFATEDIPLIDGTSDDKTLTSTKLLASKILAALPISRDFYLLLTEFSTYLARARDNENPLFAGSEAFKKQLAACIESKLAQIGRRSILSGPDLANMILALAERSMILALTHHDEDLTAYLVRTLPNVLVKLTVPEDN; from the coding sequence ATGGCAATCCCTGCCCGCTCGATTAGGCGCGAAACAATAGAAAAACTAGCTGCGATGCCGCTATCTGCTCGCCGCCAGCGCACCCGTGCAAAACTTCTCCAAGCCGGCTCACTACTCTTCGTTAAAAAAGGAATCCTCGGCACCTCCGTCGGCGATATCTGTGAAGAAGCAGGATTTTCCCGCGGAGCTTTCTATTCAAACTTCACTGACATGGAACACTTCATCCAAGCCCTAGCAGACGATCAATGGGGACGAATCCTCACCACCACAATAGACGCCTTCGCAACCGAAGACATCCCACTCATTGACGGAACATCAGATGACAAAACTCTTACCAGCACAAAACTACTGGCATCAAAAATCCTCGCCGCACTACCAATTTCTCGCGACTTCTATCTTCTTCTCACCGAGTTTTCAACATATCTCGCGCGAGCTCGCGATAACGAAAACCCACTATTTGCCGGCTCTGAAGCCTTCAAAAAACAACTCGCTGCCTGTATCGAATCTAAACTGGCACAGATCGGCAGACGCAGCATCTTATCCGGCCCGGATTTAGCCAATATGATTCTCGCGCTTGCCGAACGATCTATGATCCTAGCACTGACACATCACGACGAGGACTTAACAGCATACCTTGTGCGCACCTTACCAAACGTACTCGTCAAACTCACCGTTCCAGAAGATAACTAG